In one Nicotiana tomentosiformis chromosome 6, ASM39032v3, whole genome shotgun sequence genomic region, the following are encoded:
- the LOC138894047 gene encoding uncharacterized protein, producing MKNTPWKIVTILDELSENENQWPSKSAERRRSTGVHQVDVNTSVAPGTLPVATERNPKETVNDVILRSGQVLKDPALIQNDVKLEKESGEQLKNDVDIKNKGLMKSKKKKKEEKSRREEPEESHHMPTLPISQKLYREKLDKQFERFLDMLKQEIGEGDWRVKVCTNIVVAGRPNNINTRGDSERCVSSGG from the exons atgaagaaTACTCCATGgaagatagttacaattcttgatgagttgtctGAAAATGAAAACCAGTGGCCCTctaagagtgctgaaagaagaagatcaactggtgttcaccaagttgatgttAATACATCTGT ggctCCAGGAACTCTCCCTGTGGctactgagagaaatcccaaagaaacagtgaatgatgtaatcttgagaagtgggcaagtgttgaaagatcccgccctgatccaaaatgatgtgaaacttgaaaaagaaagtggggagcaactGAAGAATGATGTTGATATAAAGAATAAAGGCTTGATGAAatcgaagaaaaagaaaaaggaagaaaaatcgagaagggaggaacctgaGGAGAGCCATCATATGCCTACTTTACCTATCtcccaaaagctatatagagaaaagctggacaagcaatttgagagatttctggatatgctgaaacag GAaattggagaaggagattggagagttAAGGTCTGCACTAATATTGTtgtagctggcagaccaaacaacattaatacccgaggggatagtgaaagatgtgttagttcgggtggataa